A window of Dickeya zeae NCPPB 2538 contains these coding sequences:
- the entS gene encoding enterobactin transporter EntS, producing MAKSSFFLDFSLLRQNAHFRAIFMARMLSVFALGMLTVGVPVQIQAMTGSTLQVGMAVALDGIGMFIGLMLGGVLADRFDRRKLILFARGTCGIGFVALSLNAFSGSPSLLALYVLAAWDGFFGALGMTALMAVIPLLVGRENLPAAGALTMLTVRLGAILSPALGGVIIVAGGVGWNFAVAAAGTLATLIPLVRLPTMKPAPGKPEHPLQALAGGVRFVCAHPVVGCVVLLGMLVSVVGAMRVLFPALAGDTYHAGPSAVGLMYSAVPLGAMLGAFTSGWVSGVQRPGRILLGCATGAFLAVGSLGLFSHLLPALLALVCYGYFNAITSLLQFTLIQSHTPDHLLGRVNSLGTAQDVTGDSVGALILGLMGKLLVPATSILAFGAAATALGALITLLVRPLRQCRFGEPVETQREEETTDDALQEG from the coding sequence ATGGCTAAATCTTCTTTTTTTCTCGACTTCAGCCTGCTCAGGCAGAACGCACATTTTCGCGCCATTTTTATGGCCCGCATGTTGTCGGTGTTTGCACTCGGTATGCTGACCGTTGGTGTACCGGTGCAGATTCAGGCGATGACCGGCTCTACGTTACAGGTCGGTATGGCGGTGGCATTGGATGGCATCGGTATGTTTATCGGGCTGATGTTGGGCGGGGTACTGGCGGATCGCTTTGATCGCCGCAAACTGATTTTGTTTGCCCGTGGCACCTGTGGGATAGGGTTTGTGGCACTGAGCCTGAACGCGTTTTCCGGCTCGCCGTCATTGCTGGCGCTCTACGTGCTGGCGGCCTGGGACGGCTTTTTCGGTGCACTGGGGATGACCGCGTTGATGGCGGTGATCCCGTTGTTGGTCGGTCGGGAAAATTTACCGGCGGCTGGGGCGCTGACCATGTTGACGGTACGACTGGGGGCCATTTTGTCCCCCGCACTGGGCGGTGTGATCATTGTCGCTGGTGGCGTCGGCTGGAATTTCGCGGTGGCGGCGGCCGGTACGCTGGCGACTTTGATCCCACTGGTGCGACTGCCGACCATGAAACCAGCACCGGGTAAGCCGGAGCACCCGTTGCAGGCGCTGGCTGGCGGGGTGCGTTTCGTTTGCGCGCACCCGGTGGTGGGGTGTGTGGTGTTGCTGGGAATGCTGGTGAGCGTGGTCGGTGCCATGCGGGTGCTGTTCCCGGCGCTGGCGGGTGATACATACCACGCCGGGCCATCGGCGGTCGGGTTAATGTATTCTGCCGTACCGTTGGGTGCCATGCTGGGGGCGTTTACCAGTGGTTGGGTATCGGGTGTGCAGCGGCCGGGGCGTATTCTGCTGGGGTGTGCGACCGGGGCGTTTCTGGCGGTGGGGTCGCTGGGGCTGTTCAGCCATTTGTTGCCAGCGTTGTTGGCGTTGGTTTGTTATGGCTATTTCAACGCGATCACCTCGTTGTTGCAGTTCACCCTGATTCAGAGCCACACGCCGGATCACCTGTTGGGCCGGGTTAATAGCCTCGGTACCGCGCAGGATGTCACCGGCGATTCCGTTGGCGCGTTGATTCTGGGGCTGATGGGCAAACTCCTGGTGCCTGCGACCAGCATTCTGGCGTTCGGCGCGGCGGCGACTGCGTTGGGGGCACTGATAACATTGCTGGTGCGCCCACTACGACAATGCCGTTTTGGCGAACCGGTGGAAACACAGCGTGAAGAGGAAACAACCGACGACGCGTTACAGGAAGGGTAA
- the fepD gene encoding Fe(3+)-siderophore ABC transporter permease, producing MHYLIKQFLSMRSSLGGQATVLPYTSSSLTGRRLGGVLPCLLLLALVCLASLMLGARAIAPEVVWQSLAGHTQGPDSIIVLQARLPRTLAGILVGMALGAAGAVMQALTRNPLADPGILGVNAGASFAIVLGISVFGITGMASWLGFAWLGVLAASLMVWIIGTLSGGRVNPIRLTLAGVALSAVLSGFTSSLSLLNPHTFDQLRLWEAGTLDIRSLSNIAWVTPIVLLGCALAFLAARSLNTLSMGDDLATALGTRVGVIRVMAMLSVMLLCGSATALTGPIGFVGLMIPHIARGWAGPDQRWILLYSLLFAPILLLCADIVGRLLVAGELRVSIVTAFIGAPVLIWLVRQRKF from the coding sequence ATGCATTATTTAATAAAGCAGTTCTTATCAATGCGTTCATCTCTTGGTGGTCAGGCGACCGTCCTGCCGTACACATCGTCATCGTTAACCGGGCGTCGGCTCGGTGGCGTACTACCTTGTCTGCTGTTGCTAGCTTTGGTGTGTCTCGCCAGCCTGATGTTGGGTGCCCGCGCCATCGCGCCGGAGGTCGTCTGGCAGAGTCTGGCCGGTCACACGCAAGGTCCGGACAGCATCATCGTTTTACAGGCGCGGCTACCACGCACACTGGCCGGTATTCTGGTCGGCATGGCGCTGGGTGCCGCCGGGGCGGTGATGCAAGCGCTGACTCGCAACCCGCTGGCCGACCCTGGCATCCTCGGTGTTAACGCCGGTGCCAGTTTCGCCATCGTGCTCGGCATTAGCGTGTTCGGGATTACCGGTATGGCATCGTGGCTGGGGTTTGCCTGGCTCGGCGTGTTGGCAGCCAGCCTGATGGTATGGATCATCGGTACACTGAGCGGCGGTCGGGTGAATCCAATACGCCTGACGCTGGCCGGTGTGGCGCTGAGCGCCGTGTTGTCGGGGTTTACCTCATCACTGTCGCTGCTCAATCCACACACCTTTGATCAGTTACGCCTGTGGGAAGCCGGTACGCTGGATATCCGTTCCCTAAGCAACATTGCCTGGGTCACGCCCATCGTACTGCTGGGCTGCGCACTGGCTTTTTTGGCCGCTCGTTCATTGAATACCCTCAGTATGGGGGATGACCTCGCGACGGCACTCGGCACCCGTGTGGGGGTCATTCGTGTGATGGCGATGCTGTCGGTGATGCTGCTGTGTGGCTCCGCTACCGCGCTAACCGGCCCGATTGGCTTTGTCGGCCTGATGATCCCTCACATCGCACGTGGCTGGGCCGGTCCGGATCAACGCTGGATTCTGCTCTATTCCCTGCTGTTCGCCCCCATACTGTTGCTCTGCGCTGATATTGTCGGCCGCCTGTTGGTAGCGGGTGAATTGCGGGTTTCTATTGTCACCGCCTTTATCGGTGCGCCGGTGCTGATCTGGCTGGTACGCCAGCGCAAGTTTTAG
- the fepG gene encoding iron-enterobactin ABC transporter permease, producing the protein MSTQTLFLRTTSGLISGRLPLRALWVNLSLLLVCVALLTLAVSLGTLPLSAVTVWQALAHHGDAGTVTVVTQWRAPRAIMALLCGACLGISGAIFQSLTRNPLGSPDVVGFNTGAYTGALVTIIVLHGSYYQIAGGAMLGGLATALLVYLLAWRQGISGFRLIIVGIAVSAVLSAFNTWLMITGALETVMSAALWGAGSLNGMTWAKAMPALLVMPLTVLATLLLARRLQLLEMGDDSARALGVNAQASRLWLMLCGIVLIAVVTASAGPVSFIALAAPQIARRLTRASTMPLCAAALVGSVLLLAADIVAQHLFTGRQLPVGSVTVSIGGLYLIGLLIRESRR; encoded by the coding sequence ATGTCTACCCAAACTCTGTTCCTGCGCACGACTTCTGGTTTGATTAGCGGTCGATTACCGCTGCGCGCATTGTGGGTCAATCTCTCGCTGCTGTTGGTCTGCGTCGCCCTGCTGACGCTGGCAGTCAGCCTCGGCACCCTGCCGCTGTCAGCCGTCACCGTCTGGCAGGCGCTGGCTCACCACGGTGATGCCGGTACCGTGACCGTGGTCACCCAATGGCGCGCCCCTCGGGCGATCATGGCGTTACTGTGCGGTGCTTGTCTTGGTATCAGCGGTGCTATTTTCCAGTCCCTGACGCGCAACCCATTGGGTAGCCCGGACGTCGTGGGGTTTAACACCGGTGCCTATACCGGTGCGCTGGTCACGATCATTGTGCTGCACGGCAGCTATTACCAGATTGCCGGAGGTGCCATGTTGGGTGGTCTGGCAACCGCGTTACTGGTGTATCTGCTGGCCTGGCGGCAGGGTATCAGCGGTTTTCGGTTGATTATCGTCGGGATCGCGGTCAGTGCCGTGTTGTCGGCGTTCAATACCTGGTTGATGATCACCGGCGCGCTGGAAACGGTGATGAGCGCCGCCTTGTGGGGAGCTGGTTCGTTGAACGGTATGACCTGGGCCAAAGCCATGCCAGCGTTACTGGTAATGCCGCTGACTGTACTGGCGACGCTATTACTGGCGCGGCGCTTGCAACTGCTGGAAATGGGCGATGACAGCGCCAGAGCGCTGGGGGTCAATGCACAGGCCAGCCGATTGTGGCTGATGCTGTGCGGCATCGTGTTGATTGCGGTGGTCACGGCCAGTGCCGGGCCGGTTTCCTTTATCGCACTGGCCGCACCGCAGATAGCACGCCGCCTGACTCGTGCCAGCACTATGCCGCTGTGCGCTGCCGCACTGGTCGGCAGCGTGCTGCTACTGGCAGCGGATATTGTCGCTCAGCATCTGTTTACCGGTCGGCAATTGCCTGTCGGCTCGGTGACGGTCAGCATTGGCGGGCTGTATCTGATCGGATTGCTGATCCGTGAATCGCGTCGCTAA
- a CDS encoding ABC transporter ATP-binding protein codes for MTQLLHAEQLTLGYDNNIIARNLSVAIPAGKFSVIIGPNACGKSTLLRALCRLLKPMAGDVLLDGTSIHRIPTKTLARQLGLLPQHAIVPDNITVMDLVARGRYPHQTLLRQWSEADQVAVEQAMVATNVSELAERSVDELSGGQRQRVWIAMVLAQQTPLLLLDEPTTWLDIAHQIDLLDLFRELNQQHDRTLVAVLHDLNQACRYADHLIVMRAGTVMAQGAPADVITAELVQAVFGMACVIIDDPVSHTPLIVPCGRHHPAP; via the coding sequence ATGACACAGCTTTTACACGCCGAGCAGTTAACGCTGGGCTACGACAACAACATTATCGCCCGCAATTTGAGCGTGGCGATCCCGGCAGGAAAATTCAGCGTCATCATCGGCCCCAACGCCTGCGGCAAATCCACCCTGCTGCGGGCGCTATGCCGACTGCTCAAACCGATGGCGGGCGACGTGTTACTGGACGGTACCAGCATCCACCGCATTCCCACCAAAACGCTGGCCCGGCAGTTGGGTCTGCTGCCACAGCACGCTATCGTGCCGGATAACATCACCGTGATGGATTTGGTCGCGCGCGGCCGCTACCCGCATCAAACGCTACTGCGCCAGTGGAGTGAGGCGGATCAAGTGGCGGTGGAACAGGCGATGGTGGCGACTAACGTCAGCGAACTGGCAGAACGCAGCGTCGATGAACTGTCTGGCGGCCAGCGTCAACGGGTGTGGATTGCGATGGTGCTGGCACAACAAACACCGCTGTTATTGCTGGATGAACCGACCACCTGGCTGGATATCGCCCATCAAATTGACCTGCTCGATCTGTTTCGGGAACTGAACCAGCAGCATGACCGCACACTGGTGGCGGTACTGCACGACCTCAATCAAGCCTGCCGCTACGCCGATCACCTTATCGTGATGCGCGCAGGCACCGTCATGGCGCAGGGTGCCCCCGCTGATGTCATCACCGCCGAACTGGTGCAGGCAGTATTCGGCATGGCTTGTGTCATTATCGACGACCCGGTTTCCCACACCCCCCTTATCGTCCCCTGCGGCCGCCATCACCCAGCCCCTTAA